A stretch of the Dictyoglomus sp. genome encodes the following:
- a CDS encoding EamA family transporter: MRKKKAIFFLILSAVLWSLGGVLIKIVDLNPIAIAGTRSAIASLVILIYLKKIKPSFNPIQITGALFYSGTVILFVLANKLTTAANAILLQYGAPLYVALLSYPILKEKVDRIDWIAILLMLIGIYIFFLDELQFNNFIGNIIAILSGINFAFFIIFMRKQKDNSPINSVLLGNIITALIGLPFIIRSFNLINLKNFIGLTLLGTIQIGISYILYSIAIKEVSALEGALIPMIEPILNPIWVFLAIGEIPGKYSLLGGSIILATVSLRYLYPAIKNRYDKIYL, from the coding sequence ATGAGAAAGAAAAAAGCAATATTTTTTCTAATTTTATCTGCAGTTTTATGGAGCTTAGGTGGAGTTTTAATTAAAATAGTAGATTTGAATCCTATAGCAATTGCAGGTACAAGAAGTGCAATAGCAAGTTTAGTAATATTAATTTATTTAAAGAAAATTAAACCTTCATTTAATCCTATCCAAATTACAGGAGCATTATTCTATTCTGGAACAGTTATTCTTTTTGTATTAGCAAATAAACTTACCACTGCAGCTAACGCCATACTTTTACAATATGGTGCTCCTTTATATGTTGCCCTTTTAAGTTATCCGATATTAAAAGAAAAAGTGGATAGAATAGATTGGATAGCTATTTTATTAATGCTAATAGGAATATATATTTTTTTCCTCGATGAACTACAATTTAATAATTTTATTGGAAATATAATAGCTATATTAAGTGGCATAAATTTTGCTTTTTTTATTATATTTATGAGAAAACAAAAGGATAACTCTCCTATAAATTCTGTATTACTAGGAAACATAATTACTGCTCTAATCGGTCTTCCCTTTATAATTAGATCTTTTAATTTAATAAATCTAAAAAACTTTATAGGGTTAACCCTCTTAGGAACAATCCAAATAGGAATATCCTATATTCTTTATTCCATTGCCATAAAAGAAGTTTCAGCCCTCGAAGGAGCATTAATTCCCATGATAGAACCCATTCTTAATCCCATATGGGTATTTCTCGCCATAGGAGAAATTCCTGGAAAATATTCCCTTTTAGGTGGAAGTATAATACTTGCCACTGTGAGTTTAAGATATTTATATCCTGCTATAAAAAATAGATATGATAAAATTTATTTATAA
- a CDS encoding tetratricopeptide repeat protein, translating to MKRVIPVLLFIFLLSSLIFPIDFENANRSFFEARRDRDKNKILALIETLEKDPNLLKDSQLLTVIADCYLEYGYWGVAGREKEKYYEKARSYAEKALQIDPNNGRAWYIAGASIGRLAQYKGIIQSLFMLGDFDKYIGKAIEILNDPLYKGFALLAMGMRYRDVPWPLYNYDKAEKYMKEALKYVPNYPNIYLELGYLYLKINKKDLAKEMFLKVINSEPHPWLVKTHEESVENAKKELEKIK from the coding sequence ATGAAAAGAGTAATACCTGTCCTGCTTTTTATATTTTTACTCTCTTCTTTAATTTTCCCTATAGATTTTGAGAATGCAAATAGGAGTTTCTTTGAGGCAAGAAGAGACAGAGATAAAAATAAAATCCTTGCTCTTATTGAAACATTAGAAAAAGATCCAAATCTTTTAAAAGACTCTCAATTATTAACAGTAATTGCGGATTGTTATTTAGAATATGGATACTGGGGAGTAGCAGGAAGAGAAAAGGAAAAATATTATGAAAAAGCAAGATCCTATGCAGAGAAAGCCCTACAAATTGATCCAAATAATGGAAGAGCTTGGTACATAGCAGGAGCATCTATAGGAAGACTGGCTCAGTATAAAGGAATTATTCAAAGTCTTTTTATGCTTGGAGATTTTGATAAATACATAGGAAAAGCTATTGAAATTCTTAATGATCCCCTCTATAAAGGCTTTGCTCTTCTTGCCATGGGAATGAGATATAGAGATGTTCCTTGGCCTTTATATAATTACGATAAGGCTGAAAAATATATGAAAGAAGCATTAAAATATGTGCCTAATTATCCCAACATCTATCTTGAGCTTGGCTATTTATATTTAAAGATAAACAAAAAAGATTTAGCAAAGGAAATGTTTTTAAAAGTTATAAATTCTGAACCTCATCCGTGGCTTGTGAAAACCCATGAAGAATCAGTAGAAAATGCTAAAAAAGAATTAGAAAAAATTAAATAA